Proteins found in one Acipenser ruthenus chromosome 18, fAciRut3.2 maternal haplotype, whole genome shotgun sequence genomic segment:
- the LOC117424871 gene encoding solute carrier family 2, facilitated glucose transporter member 10-like: MGGTVLVLSSTVSVLGGLVFGYELGIISGALLQLQKEFHLGCFQQEVVVSALLFGALSASLIGGVLIDSYGRRNSILFSNLLVLGGSLTLVFSGSLVSLVVGRITVGFAMSISSMSCCIFVSEMVNSQRRGMLVSLYEAGITVGILTSYSLNYVFADTTGGWKYMFGLAIAPSLIQFICILFLPPSSETPKSVKVEEPAHSGLMQLTRVEESEDPVTLVDTGKQYSFLDLFQTKDNMRTRTLIGLGLVLFQQFTGQPNVLFYASTIFHSVGFQSTASAVLASVGLGIVKVVATLVAMSCADKVGRRALLIGGCIVMSVSVTAIGLLSQHALLHVKKTCDAADHFKSNLSSKTSLSDPTSLNISFYPIMNPSINSFKWMSSGENISSLSLGSPDGSQPHAVPPSALLEAQVEPVTPKYGIAGDHGVLNWITLLSMMAFVSAYSVGFGPMTWLVLSEIFPAGLRGRAFAFTNCFNWAANLIVTLTFLDVIDALSLSWTFLLYGVIAVAAVVFIYLLLPETKGKSLEEIDKELSGKRLFQRGIFWKCFSRKVISSAGYQRVQLSME, from the exons ATGG gtggTACCGTCCTGGTTCTGTCATCGACGGTTTCTGTGTTGGGCGGATTGGTATTCGGGTATGAACTGGGTATCATCTCGGGGGCTCTGCTTCAACTGCAAAAGGAATTCCACCTCGGCTGTTTCCAACAGGAAGTTGTTGTGAGCGCCCTTCTCTTTGGAGCTCTTTCAGCCTCTCTGATTGGTGGAGTCCTTATTGACAGTTATGGCCGAAGGAATTCCATACTGTTCAGTAACCTGCTGGTACTGGGAGGCAGCTTGACGCTTGTATTTTCTGGCTCCCTTGTTTCCTTAGTAGTTGGACGGATCACTGTTGGCTTCGCCATGTCCATTTCCTCCATGTCCTGCTGCATTTTCGTCTCGGAGATGGTAAACTCCCAGCGCAGAGGAATGCTGGTGTCTCTGTATGAAGCTGGGATCACGGTTGGCATTCTCACATCTTATTCCCTGAATTATgtttttgctgataccacaggcGGGTGGAAATACATGTTTGGATTGGCTATCGCGCCTTCTTTAATTCAATTCATCTGTATTCTCTTCCTACCCCCCAGTTCTGAGACCCCCAAAAGTGTTAAAGTGGAGGAACCTGCCCACAGCGGACTCATGCAGTTAACTAGAGTAGAAGAGTCGGAGGACCCTGTAACGCTTGTGGACACTGGGAAACAATACAGCTTCTTGGATCTCTTTCAGACTAAAGATAACATGAGGACCAGGACACTAATTGGGTTGGGTCTTGTACTTTTTCAGCAGTTTACTGGCCAACCCAACGTGCTGTTCTATGCTTCAACTATCTTTCATTCAGTGGGTTTTCAAAGCACTGCTTCAGCGGTTTTGGCCTCCGTTGGGCTTGGAATTGTCAAGGTTGTGGCTACGTTGGTTGCCATGAGCTGTGCAGATAAAGTTGGCCGGAGAGCGCTCCTGATTGGCGGATGCATTGTGATGTCAGTGTCGGTGACTGCTATTGGCCTTTTAAGCCAGCATGCTTTGCTTCATGTCAAGAAGACCTGCGATGCTGCTGATCATTTTAAAAGCAATCTTTCTTCAAAGACTTCTCTCAGTGACCCCACAagtttaaatatttctttttatcccaTTATGAATCCGAGCATTAACAGCTTTAAATGGATGAGCAGCGGTGAGAATATCAGTTCTTTGAGTTTGGGGTCTCCAGATGGCTCACAGCCTCATGCTGTGCCTCCGTCTGCCCTGCTGGAAGCTCAAGTAGAGCCTGTAACTCCGAAGTATGGCATTGCTGGAGATCATGGGGTATTAAACTGGATCACCTTGTTAAGCATGATGGCATTTGTAAGTGCATATTCGGTTGGCTTTGGACCAA TGACCTGGTTAGTATTGAGTGAGATATTCCCTGCTGGATTAAGAGGGAGAGCATTTGCATTCACCAACTGTTTTAACTGGGCAGCCAATCTGATTGTCACGTTAACTTTCCTGGATGTAATTG ATGCATTGAGTCTGTCTTGGACGTTCCTGTTGTATGGAGTGATCGCAGTAGCTGCTGTTGTGTTCATTTACCTCTTGCTTCCTGAAACCAAGGGAAAGTCACTTGAAGAAATAGACAAAGAGCTTTCTGGAAAAAG GTTGTTTCAAAGAGGAATATTTTGGAAATGTTTTAGCAGGAAAGTAATTTCTTCAGCAGGATATCAAAGAGTTCAACTGTCAATGGAGTAG
- the LOC117422271 gene encoding melanocortin receptor 3-like, with translation MNSTQQTFLLHGGLLNSTMDYNETSLASNRSVPSFCEQVLIKAEIFLTLGIISLLENILVILAIIKNKNLHSPMYIFVCSLAAADMLVSVSNSLETIVIAILDNRYLIVDDRFIQLMDNIFDSMICISLVASICNLLVIAIDRYITIFYALRYHSIMTLKKALSLICVIWVACIFCGIIFIVYSESKTVIVCLIIMFFTMLVLMATLYVHMFMLARLHIKKIAALPAEGAVQPRTCMKGAITITILLGVFICCWAPFFLHLILLITCPKNPYCACYMSHFTTYLALIMCNSVIDPIIYAFRSLEMRKTFKEIICCYGMSFSIHCKN, from the coding sequence ATGAACTCGACTCAGCAGACATTCCTCTTGCATGGGGGTCTTCTTAACAGCACAATGGACTATAATGAGACCAGCCTGGCGAGCAACAGGAGTGTGCCTAGCTTTTGTGAGCAAGTTCTCATCAAGGCAGAGATCTTTCTGACACTGGGGATCATCAGTTTGCTGGAAAACATCTTGGTCATTCTCGCTATCATTAAGAACAAaaacctgcattctccaatgtatatttttgtttgcagccTCGCAGCAGCCGATATGCTGGTGAGTGTCTCAAACTCCCTTGAGACAATTGTGATTGCCATTCTGGACAACCGCTACCTGATTGTGGACGACAGATTCATCCAGCTCATGGACAATATCTTTGACTCCATGATCTGCATTTCACTGGTGGCGTCCATTTGCAACTTGTTGGTTATTGCAATCGACAGGTACATTACCATTTTCTATGCGCTGCGTTACCACAGCATCATGACTCTGAAGAAAGCCCTGAGCCTGATTTGCGTCATATGGGTTGCTTGCATTTTTTGTGGCATCATCTTCATTGTGTATTCCGAGAGCAAGACTGTGATTGTTTGTCTCATTATCATGTTCTTTACCATGCTAGTCCTCATGGCCACTCTCTATGTGCATATGTTTATGCTTGCCCGGCTGCACATCAAAAAAATCGCGGCACTGCCTGCTGAAGGTGCCGTGCAGCCCAGAACATGCATGAAAGGCGCCATCACCATTACTATTCTCCTTGGTGTGTTCATTTGCTGCTGGGCTCCTTTCTTTCTTCACCTCATCCTTCTAATCACGTGCCCCAAGAACCCTTACTGTGCTTGTTACATGTCACACTTCACTACCTACTTGGCCTTGATCATGTGCAATTCCGTCATTGATCCCATTATCTATGCTTTTCGCAGTCTGGAAATGCGCAAAACGTTCAAAGAGATCATATGTTGCTATGGAATGAGCTTCAGCATTCATTGTAAAAATTAG